A single Lolium perenne isolate Kyuss_39 chromosome 6, Kyuss_2.0, whole genome shotgun sequence DNA region contains:
- the LOC139832408 gene encoding uncharacterized protein, with the protein MASRIPTTPISLDNKITIRLTADNYLYWRTQVDPILRTNLLFGFVDGSLPCPAAEIPNPAANEGGASPTIANPLYAAWHQQDQAILSALVASLTEGVIGMVMLVPTSQQVWETLEASFASQSTARVMHIRAELGKIKKRDYPNATAYFNKVKSLSDVLSSVGQPLRPDEFNTFLVAGLDSEYDALADRIGARPVYDPLPVRDVYAQLLNTEQRVEARRSELSLDNHHANLSSRSGGGRAPPRQQDQPQHFAPTPAPNSSRQQGNAPR; encoded by the coding sequence ATGGCATCACGGATCCCGACTACGCCGATCTCCCTCGACAACAAGATCACGATCCGCCTTACTGCGGATAACTACCTCTACTGGCGCACCCAGGTGGATCCGATCCTACGGACGAATCTGCTGTTCGGCTTTGTTGATGGCAGTCTACCCTGTCCCGCCGCCGAGATTCCGAATCCCGCGGCCAATGAAGGTGGTGCAAGCCCTACCATTGCCAATCCTCTCTATGCTGCATGGCATCAACAGGATCAGGCGATTCTGTCAGCCCTGGTTGCCTCTCTTACCGAAGGGGTGATCGGCATGGTGATGCTCGTCCCGACGTCGCAGCAGGTCTGGGAAACCCTAGAGGCGAGTTTTGCCTCACAGTCCACGGCACGCGTCATGCACATCCGCGCCGAACTTGGCAAGATCAAGAAGCGCGACTACCCCAACGCCACTGCCTACTTCAACAAGGTCAAATCCTTGTCTGATGTACTGTCCTCCGTTGGGCAACCTTTACGACCGGATGAGTTCAACACTTTTCTTGTTGCCGGCCTGGACAGCGAGTATGATGCTCTCGCAGATCGCATCGGCGCTCGCCCTGTTTACGACCCACTGCCGGTCAGAGATGTCTATGCTCAGCTGCTCAATACTGAGCAGCGTGTTGAAGCTCGTCGCTCCGAGCTTAGCCTGGACAATCACCATGCCAACCTGTCGTCGCGGTCAGGAGGTGGCCGCGCTCCTCCTCGTCAGCAAGATCAGCCGCAGCACTTTGCACCTACACCTGCGCCGAACAGTAGCCGACAGCAAGGGAACGCTCCTCGTTAG